A stretch of Larus michahellis chromosome Z, bLarMic1.1, whole genome shotgun sequence DNA encodes these proteins:
- the ISCA1 gene encoding iron-sulfur cluster assembly 1 homolog, mitochondrial has product MASSVVRATVRAVSKRKIQATRAALTLTPSAVQKIKQLLKDKPEHVGVKVGVRTRGCNGLSYTLEYTKSKGDSDEEVVQDGVRVFIEKKAQLTLLGTEMDYVEDKLSSEFVFNNPNIKGTCGCGESFNI; this is encoded by the exons atGGCTTCCTCGGTGGTGAGGGCCACCGTGCGCGCCGTCAGCAAGCGCAAGATCCAGGCTACGCGCGCCGCCCTCACCCTG acacCATCAGCTGTTCAGAAGATAAAACAGCTTCTTAAAGATAAACCTGAGCAT gtaGGTGTGAAAGTAGGTGTTCGTACAAGAGGATGCAATGGACTTTCTTACACGTTAGAATACACAAAATCGAAAGGAGACTCCGATGAAGAAGTAGTTCAAGACG GAGTTAGAGTGTTTATTGAGAAGAAGGCACAGCTGACACTTCTAGGAACGGAAATGGACTATGTAGAAGACAAACTGTCCAGTGAATTTGTCTTCAATAATCCAAACATCAAAGGAACGTGTGGCTGTGGAGAAAGCTTCAACATCTGA